A single Paenibacillus sp. FSL R5-0517 DNA region contains:
- a CDS encoding cbb3-type cytochrome c oxidase subunit I has protein sequence MLERLKEFASEFFVTGDPLIYGADVAIGITMITIVTVLTYFKKWGWLWRNWLTTVDHKKIGIMYIIASIIMLFRGGVDALMMRLQLAMPNMDFLHPEHYNQVFTTHGTIMILFMAMPFMFGLFNVIVPLQIGARDVAFPFLNALSFWLFFLGAMLFNLSFVIGGSPDAGWLSYPPLSELSHSPGVGQNFYIWGIQISGIGSLATGINFLVTIIKMRAPGMRWMKMPMFTWSVFSTCIIILFAFPILTVTLALLFLDRFAGAHFFTLDLGGNPMMYINLIWMWGHPEVYIVVLPAFGVFSEIVSTFSRKKLFGYKSMVFAMLIISFLSFFTWAHHFFTMGSGADVNAFFAVTTMLIAIPTGVKIFNWLFTMYRGRIRMATPMMWTLAFIPCFIVGGMTGVLLSVAPADFQFHNSYFLIAHFHQVLIGGVVFGYFAGLYYWWPKMFGFQLEEKLGKWAFWTWNIGFYVCFMPQYAVGLMGMTRRLSTYGWDTGWWELNFVSTIGAFLMGVGFLFQVAQIADGIRKYKTLKASGDPWDGRTLEWSIPSPAPEYNFAVTPRGDDIDEWWEEKERRAKGIHPPEPVYEPIHMPKNSSIPFIMSVFWFVAGFGFVFGWLWMAILGLAGVGICMIARSFSYDTDYYIPVDEIKRTEASLRGSV, from the coding sequence ATGTTAGAGAGACTTAAAGAGTTCGCATCGGAGTTTTTCGTAACTGGCGACCCGCTGATCTATGGAGCAGACGTGGCCATCGGTATTACGATGATAACTATCGTAACGGTGCTGACTTATTTCAAAAAATGGGGCTGGCTCTGGCGTAACTGGTTAACTACCGTCGATCATAAAAAGATCGGTATTATGTATATCATTGCTTCCATTATCATGTTGTTCCGTGGTGGTGTGGATGCATTGATGATGCGTCTGCAGCTGGCTATGCCTAACATGGATTTCTTACATCCTGAACATTATAATCAGGTCTTTACAACTCACGGCACGATCATGATCCTGTTCATGGCGATGCCATTCATGTTTGGTTTATTTAACGTTATCGTGCCATTACAGATCGGAGCAAGGGACGTTGCCTTCCCGTTTCTGAATGCATTAAGCTTCTGGTTATTCTTCCTGGGAGCAATGCTGTTTAACCTGTCCTTCGTTATCGGTGGTTCACCGGATGCAGGATGGCTGAGTTATCCACCTCTATCGGAGCTGTCACACAGTCCGGGGGTCGGACAGAACTTCTATATATGGGGTATACAGATATCGGGTATCGGTTCCCTGGCTACCGGTATCAACTTCCTGGTTACCATCATTAAAATGCGTGCGCCAGGTATGAGATGGATGAAAATGCCGATGTTCACATGGTCGGTATTCTCCACATGTATCATTATCTTGTTTGCTTTCCCGATCTTGACTGTGACACTTGCATTGCTATTCCTCGACAGGTTTGCCGGGGCGCATTTCTTCACACTTGATCTGGGCGGTAACCCAATGATGTATATCAACTTGATCTGGATGTGGGGTCACCCTGAGGTATACATTGTCGTCTTGCCGGCATTCGGTGTGTTCTCCGAGATTGTAAGTACCTTCTCGCGGAAAAAACTGTTTGGTTACAAGTCAATGGTATTTGCAATGTTAATCATCAGCTTCCTGTCCTTCTTCACATGGGCGCATCACTTCTTCACGATGGGTTCAGGAGCGGACGTGAATGCATTCTTCGCCGTAACTACGATGTTGATTGCTATTCCAACAGGGGTTAAGATATTTAACTGGCTGTTTACCATGTATCGAGGAAGGATTCGCATGGCGACTCCGATGATGTGGACACTTGCCTTTATCCCGTGCTTTATTGTCGGGGGTATGACAGGCGTTCTGTTATCCGTTGCTCCTGCTGACTTCCAGTTCCATAACAGTTACTTCCTGATTGCCCACTTCCACCAAGTATTGATCGGTGGCGTTGTCTTCGGATACTTCGCTGGTCTGTATTACTGGTGGCCTAAAATGTTCGGTTTCCAACTCGAAGAGAAACTGGGCAAATGGGCATTCTGGACTTGGAATATTGGTTTCTATGTCTGCTTCATGCCGCAGTACGCTGTCGGTCTGATGGGTATGACACGTCGTCTGAGCACATACGGCTGGGATACTGGCTGGTGGGAATTGAACTTCGTATCCACAATCGGGGCATTCCTGATGGGTGTCGGATTCTTGTTCCAAGTTGCACAAATTGCAGACGGTATTCGCAAATACAAAACACTTAAAGCTTCCGGCGATCCATGGGATGGTCGTACGCTCGAGTGGTCGATTCCTTCACCAGCTCCAGAGTACAACTTCGCTGTTACACCGCGCGGAGATGATATTGATGAGTGGTGGGAAGAGAAAGAACGTCGTGCGAAAGGCATTCATCCGCCTGAGCCTGTATATGAACCAATTCATATGCCGAAGAATTCTTCGATTCCGTTCATTATGTCTGTCTTCTGGTTTGTAGCCGGCTTTGGCTTCGTATTCGGATGGCTGTGGATGGCGATTCTCGGACTTGCTGGCGTAGGCATCTGTATGATCGCCCGTTCATTCTCTTACGATACGGATTATTACATTCCGGTCGACGAAATTAAGCGTACCGAAGCGTCGTTAAGGGGGTCGGTATAG
- the cyoA gene encoding ubiquinol oxidase subunit II encodes MNKKPRSLIRIIIPVVLTLVTIALIVWPMLAGGQYVVLDPKGPIGASQRDLIVISTILCAVIIVPVLILSAVIVWRYRDKPDNKAAYEPNWSHSTKAEAIWWTVPIIIIGLLAIVTIRYTYDLEPSKPLAHEKAPITIQVSSLDWKWLFMYPEQGIATVNTLNIPADRPVKFELTADSPMNSFWIPQLGGQIYTMSGMAMTLYLQADHEGKYWGSGANFTGEHFGEMRFDVNATSDEDFDKWVAEVKQNSQELTTEGYAALAEPGTSNVAYYSAFPEGLFQNIVTKYVVDGQSAHSKHGSSSEASGAIQSQTDVSNQDEDKSAN; translated from the coding sequence ATGAACAAGAAACCTAGGTCGCTAATCCGGATTATCATTCCGGTTGTCCTGACGTTGGTTACAATTGCATTGATTGTCTGGCCAATGCTGGCAGGCGGACAATACGTTGTTCTGGATCCGAAGGGGCCAATTGGCGCTTCGCAGAGAGATTTGATTGTCATCTCGACAATTTTGTGTGCTGTCATCATTGTGCCAGTACTCATTTTGTCTGCCGTAATCGTATGGCGTTACCGCGACAAGCCGGATAACAAAGCTGCTTATGAGCCTAACTGGTCTCATAGTACGAAGGCGGAGGCAATCTGGTGGACGGTTCCAATTATTATTATTGGACTGCTTGCCATTGTTACTATTCGTTACACGTATGATCTGGAGCCTTCGAAGCCGTTGGCTCACGAGAAAGCACCAATTACCATCCAAGTGTCTTCACTGGATTGGAAATGGTTGTTTATGTATCCTGAGCAAGGGATTGCAACGGTCAACACGCTGAATATTCCGGCAGACCGGCCCGTGAAATTTGAACTCACTGCGGATTCACCGATGAACTCATTCTGGATTCCGCAACTTGGAGGACAGATTTATACGATGTCGGGTATGGCGATGACCTTGTATCTGCAAGCAGATCATGAAGGCAAGTACTGGGGTTCAGGTGCTAACTTCACAGGGGAGCATTTTGGAGAAATGCGTTTTGATGTGAATGCTACATCGGACGAAGATTTTGACAAGTGGGTCGCTGAAGTGAAACAGAATTCTCAGGAATTGACTACAGAGGGTTACGCTGCACTGGCTGAACCAGGAACAAGCAATGTAGCTTATTATTCTGCCTTCCCAGAAGGATTGTTCCAAAATATTGTGACCAAGTATGTTGTCGATGGTCAAAGTGCTCACAGTAAGCATGGAAGTTCAAGTGAAGCTTCTGGAGCCATTCAAAGTCAAACCGATGTGTCCAATCAAGATGAGGACAAGAGTGCTAACTAA